One genomic segment of Anguilla anguilla isolate fAngAng1 chromosome 2, fAngAng1.pri, whole genome shotgun sequence includes these proteins:
- the ccdc47 gene encoding coiled-coil domain-containing protein 47, with translation MRGLLLPALMLLLAFPLTWGRYDDFDDGEELAEFDDNDFAEFEDMSEDVPTEAETAPPPRAPPAAAADQDDEDEATVELEDGQDDFEDSETPDEDMYNKYDAEEFEGFEKSNPPFKDPINILTVPSHLQNSWESYYMEILMVTGLLAYIMNYIIGKNKNNRLAQAWFNSHRELLESNFALVGDDGTSKDAVSTGKLNQENEHIYNLWCSGRVCCEGMLIQLKFLKRQDLLNVLARMMRPVCDQVQVKVTLNDEDMDTFVFAVGTKKAMARMQKDMQDLSEFCSDKPKSGAKYGLPEYLAILSEMGEVTDGVMDSKMVHFLTNHADKIESIHFSDQFSGPKLMQEEGQPLKLPETKKTLLFTFNVPGMGNTSPKDMDTLLPLMNMIIYSIDKVKKFRLNREGKQKADKNRARVEENFLKQTHAQRQEAAQTRREEKKRAEKERIMNEEDPERQRRLEEAAQRREQKKMEKKQMKMKQIKVKAM, from the exons ATGCGCGGCCTACTCCTCCCTGCATTGATGCTGCTTCTGGCCTTTCCCCTCACCTGGGGCCGGTATGATGATTTTGACGATGGAGAGGAGCTGGCGGAGTTCGACGACAACGACTTTGCGGAGTTTGAAGACATGAGCGAGGATGTGCCCACGGAGGCCGAgacggcccctcccccccgagcaccccccgccgccgccgccgaccaGGACGATGAGGACGAGGCCACCGTGGAGCTTGAGGACGGCCAGGATGACTTTGAGGATTCGGAGACCCCG GATGAAGATATGTACAACAAGTATGACGCCGAGGAGTTTGAAGGCTTTGAGAAGTCCAACCCCCCCTTCAAGGATCCCATCAACATCTTGACA GTGCCCTCCCATCTGCAGAACAGCTGGGAGAGCTACTACATGGAGATCCTGATGGTTACAGGGCTGCTGGCCTACATCATGAACTACATCATTGgcaagaacaagaacaaccGGCTGGCACAGGCCTGGTTCAACTCGCATCGGGAACTGCTGGAGAGCAACTTCGCCCTCGTGG GGGACGACGGTACCAGCAAGGATGCAGTTAGCACCGGAAAGCTGAACCAGGAGAATGAACACATCTACAACCTGTGGTGCTCTGGACGCGTGTGCTGCGAAGGCATGCTCATTCAGCTGAAG TTCCTGAAGAGGCAGGACCTGCTGAACGTGCTTGCCAGGATGATGAGGCCCGTCTGCGACCAAGTG CAAGTCAAAGTCACCCTAAACGACGAGGACATGGACACGTTCGTGTTTGCGGTTGGCACCAAAAAGGCCATGGCGCGAATGCAGAAGGACATGCAGGACTTG AGCGAGTTCTGCAGCGACAAGCCCAAGTCGGGGGCCAAGTATGGGCTGCCAGAGTACTTGGCCATCCTATCGGAGATGGGAGAGGTGACGGATGGAGTGATGGACAGCAAG ATGGTTCATTTCCTCACCAATCATGCTGACAAAATCGAGTCCATCCATTTCTCGGACCAATTCTCTGGTCCAAAACTTATGCAAGA GGAGGGTCAGCCCTTGAAGCTGCCGGAGactaaaaaaacacttttgtttacatttaacG TGCCTGGGATGGGCAACACATCCCCCAAAGACAtggacacactgctgccactgaTGAACATGATCATCTACAGCATTGACAAGGTCAAGAAGTTCCGCCTGAACAGGGAG GGCAAGCAGAAAGCCGACAAGAACCGGGCCCGCGTGGAGGAGAACTTCCTGAAGCAGACGCACGCCCAGCGCCAGGAGGCCGCGCAGACCCGCCGCGAGGAGAAGAAACGGGCCGAGAAAGAGAGGATCATGAACGAGGAGGACCCCGAGAGACAGCGCCGCCTAGAG GAGGCTGCTCAGCGCAGGGAGCAGAAGAAGATGGAGAAGAAGCAGATGAAGATGAAGCAGATCAAAGTCAAAGCCATGTGA